A region from the Danaus plexippus chromosome 26, MEX_DaPlex, whole genome shotgun sequence genome encodes:
- the LOC133319704 gene encoding AT-rich interactive domain-containing protein 3A-like gives MAKSQINTKSRNYVQDKEAFLKELKQFNESKNIPYKIPVVNGVDIDLYLLYSLVQQRGGLSKVNQNDTWETFLRQLHLPHPCVNGSTLLRRIYGMYLEKYERAKGPPGRDDDLDMDDDPRRGRGGGMPRISFGSGTYISGKNRLQGFVIT, from the exons ATGGCAAAATCTCAAATAAATACGAAATCTAGAAATTATGTTCAAGACAAAGAAGCATTTTTGAAAGAACTTAAGCAGTTTAATGAAAGCAAAAA TATCCCTTATAAAATACCGGTTGTTAATGGTGTAGATATAGATTTGTATCTCTTGTACTCATTAGTTCAACAAAGAGGAGGTCTTAGCAAA GTTAATCAAAATGATACCTGGGAGACATTTTTGCGTCAGCTCCACTTGCCACATCCATGTGTTAATGGGTCTACATTATTGAGGAGAATATATGGAATGTATTTGGAGAA atATGAAAGAGCTAAAGGTCCACCAGGTAGAGATGATGACTTAGATATGGACGATGACCCTCGTCGTGGCAGGGGCGGTGGAATGCCACGCATATCATTTGGTAGCGGCACTTATATATCAGGCAAGAATCGATTACAAGGATTtgtaataacataa